One Euphorbia lathyris chromosome 1, ddEupLath1.1, whole genome shotgun sequence DNA segment encodes these proteins:
- the LOC136222335 gene encoding uncharacterized protein, translating to MAYAYIHEFTRTSMAGKIRRFKGGYTSLWEKIIKSIPVQLHCQTEVLAVRRNSDRVKVDVKNSNGEVQAMEFDKIIISGSFPFKNGKTYRSPIADLTETGTNQVMNLCELEMELFSKVQAIDYYTTVLKIKGLEDFPIGFYYFSEYMEDPATIGHPVAMQKFYADTDIFLFWSYGNSADIMGPTVTDLAIKVVKQWGVQVEEVVLQRRFRYFPHVTSQDMKDGFYERLESELQGLRNTYYVGGLMAFELTERNSSYSMALISKHFANDNSLPMFPYVKALFPLQSDYWQRKPKELGEFPGVEFPHLPTLTGYMKHWGVHKETKNKKLYTWINEEGVVVCERTYGELLANASCIAHKLLTSQKPVIKPGDRVLLVHVPGLDFVDAFFGCLMARVLPVPVLPPDPMQRGGQALLKIENIAKSSNAVAILSTLIYHSAVRAGSVKNLIQFTGKKAKSSARWPNLPWIHTDSWIKNSKNLPLGNMEVQSESQPEDLCFLQFTSGSTGDAKGVMITHGGLIHNVKLMRKRYKSTSKTVLVSWLPQYHDMGLIGGLFTALVSGGTAILFSPMTFIKNPLLWLQIMSKYRATHSAGPNFAFELMVRRLESEKEKHRTFDLSSMLFLMVAAEPVRHKTLMKFLNLTRPFGLSQEVMAPGYGLAENCVFVSCAYGEGKPILVDWQGRVCCGYANSDDEDVDMRIIDPESGEELDEIGKEGEIWISSPSSGIGYWGKEEQSEKTFRNFLQNHPGRKYTRTGDLGRIIDGNLFITGRIKDLIIVAGRNVYSADVEKTVESASEVIRPGCCAVVGVPEEMLSSKGISVPDGSDQVGLVVIAEVRDGKSVDNDVVENIKNRVTEEHGVSIACVKLIKPRTISKTTSGKIKRFECLKNFVDGTLNIVPDPITSRRRLIRSFTTATCKEGSTPRQLTSSPIQKPKFGKRDIEEFLTRLVSEQTSIPMEKISTTENLVSYGIDSIGVVKAAQKLSDFLGVPIGAVDIFTATCIEELASFSESLVRKSQPDLINTPSNHPEPDIDSAEFVTELVTEVSMAEQIQIWFFQLLALTYISIILSFPAYLSVSAFTSFTSTNPASMDQIRWSGYFISMASAPLAWIFCMVSTCFSIAFLGNSFLKPNYALSPEVSIWSIQFVKWWALYKAQEISSKVFAQHLRGTVFLNYWFEMLGAKIGSSVLLDTVDITDPSLVSIGDGAVIAEGALIQGHQVKNGVLSFLPIRISQNCSVGPYAVIQKGSVLREGAHVPPLQKCEGGKVAFNSSNVHNIQQGNANGSKNESVYHFLGIYMVGFLSTLSAATVYLLFIWLSQKPASLQHFSFLCICGAFHWIPFTIIAYITMVGTVETNPVSFAISFAIAYLAHGLILSFLTAILNHFLSGKQEKQQSYINIWLRNRINIACHLRFAKLLSGTEAFCIYLRLLGAKVGKHCSIRAINPVSDPELIQISDGVHLGDFSRIIGRYYSSDGLVRGKIVVQDNAVVGSQSLVLPGSIVEKNVILGALSIAPVNSVLRRGGVYIGSQNPVMIKNTMHALDDRIEEMDTKYKKIVGNLSANLAATTLKVKSRYFHRIGVSGKGYLQIYDNIKGLPEHKIFQAGTRYPIIVRHSNSLSADDDARIDARGAAIRILSNENDLGASSSLLDLTLKTGNAFYARTIADFASWLVCGLPAREEFVKRVPHVRDAVWISLRNSNSYAELHYYSNICRLLRFKDGQEMYVKFKLRPYDESISEDSGKVEPMGILPPETGAIPRDEKDTRPLLFLAEDFQRRVSSGGVRYIFQLQIRKVPSDESDRDIALDCTKPWDQNEFPCIDVGEIILDQNLSSEESEKLEFNPYLRCPEIDVLTATSSSQSASIDHGRSLIYEICQHLRNNEPLPESWRIFIEQSDVKVDLSGCPMAAAAMLEKKDSSNLITLSRTWYQTCWAILAQPLLQTLFPFFLIGLVIFFPLQWVLFLKNSNKLSVHWLLPLFWVSSGCLSILTCVVTKWILVGKKREGETVLIWSRGVFMDTVWQAIRTVVGDYFMEMTSGSFWFNLVLKLMGSEIELDGGVYVDSMEAALNPEMVEIERGGCVGKEALLFGHIYEGEGGKVKFGKIRIGEGGFVGSRAIAMPGVRVESGGNLSALSLAMKEEIIRSK from the exons ATGGCCTATGCATATATTCATGAGTTCACTCGGACTTCTATGGCTGGAAAGATCCGTCGTTTTAAAGGCGGATACACCAGTCTCTGGGAGAAGATTATCAAGTCAATTCCTGTTCAACTTCATTGTCAGACTGAAGTACTTGCAGTCCGACGAAATTCCGATCGTGTTAAAGTCGATGTCAAAAATAGCAATGGAGAAGTCCAGGCAATGGAATTCGATAAGATTATTATCTCTGGTTCTTTTCCTTTCAAGAATGGGAAGACTTACAGATCACCCATTGCGGATTTGACAG AAACTGGGACTAATCAAGTGATGAATCTGTGTGAGCTTGAAATGGAGTTATTCAGCAAAGTTCAGGCAATTGATTACTATACCACAGTTCTAAAGATTAAAGGGCTAGAAGATTTTCCAATTGGGTTTTACTACTTCAGTGAATACATGGAAGATCCTGCAACAATCGGGCATCCAGTTGCTATGCAGAAATTCTATGCAGACACTGACATTTTCTTGTTCTGGTCATACGGAAACTCTGCTGATATTATGGGACCAACTGTCACTGACCTTGCCATCAAAGTGGTTAAGCAATGGGGGGTACAAGTTGAGGAGGTGGTTCTACAAAGAAGATTCAGATACTTTCCTCATGTTACTAGCCAAG ATATGAAGGATGGATTCTATGAGAGATTGGAATCTGAACTTCAAGGTCTGAGAAACACATACTATGTGGGAGGGCTTATGGCATTTGAGCTGACAGAGAGAAATTCATCATATTCCATGGCTCTAATAAGCAAGCACTTTGCAAATGACAATTCTTTGCCTATGTTTCCTTATGTAAAG GCTTTGTTTCCATTGCAATCAGATTACTGGCAAAGAAAACCAAAAGAACTAGGAGAATTTCCAGGAGTGGAGTTTCCTCATCTTCCTACCCTTACTGGTTATATGAAACACTGGGGAGTTCACAAGGAGACCAAAAACAAGAAACTGTATACCTGGATTAATGAAGAGGGAGTTGTAGTTTGCGAGAGGACATATGGAGAACTTCTGGCCAATGCTTCTTGCATTGCTCACAAGCTTTTAACTAGCCAAAAACCAGTTATCAAGCCTGGTGACAGAGTCCTTTTGGTCCATGTACCAGGCCTTGACTTCGTCGATGCCTTCTTTGGGTGCTTAATGGCTAGAGTCTTGCCTGTCCCAGTGCTTCCACCAGATCCAATGCAAAGGGGAGGACAAGCACTTCTTAAGATTGAAAACATTGCTAAATCTAGTAATGCAGTGGCAATTCTGTCAACCCTTATTTATCACTCAGCGGTTCGTGCAGGTTCTGTGAAGAATCTAATCCAATTTACTGGAAAGAAGGCGAAATCGTCTGCTCGTTGGCCGAATCTCCCATGGATTCATACAGACTCTTGGATAAAGAACTCCAAAAACTTGCCTCTGGGAAATATGGAAGTTCAGTCTGAATCTCAGCCAGAGGATTTGTGTTTTCTGCAGTTTACATCAGGGTCAACTGGTGATGCTAAAGGTGTGATGATAACTCATGGTGGACTCATTCACAATGTGAAATTGATGCGCAAGAGATACAAGAGCACCTCAAAGACAGTTCTAGTTAGCTGGCTTCCGCAGTATCATGATATGGGGCTGATTGGCGGACTTTttacagctctagtcagtggtGGAACAGCAATTCTGTTTTCGCCGATGACCTTTATAAAAAATCCACTCTTGTGGCTGCAGATTATGAGCAAATACAGGGCTACTCACAGTGCAGGCCCGAACTTTGCTTTTGAGCTAATGGTTAGAAGACTTGAGTCTGAAAAGGAGAAGCACAGGACCTTTGACCTCTCATCTATGCTTTTCCTTATGGTTGCTGCTGAACCTGTGAGGCACAAAACATTGATGAAATTCCTTAATCTTACTCGTCCTTTCGGTCTTTCTCAAGAGGTGATGGCTCCTGGTTATGGTTTGGCAGAGAATTGTGTCTTTGTCAGCTGTGCATATGGGGAAGGAAAGCCCATCTTGGTTGATTGGCAAGGAAGAGTTTGTTGTGGGTATGCCAATTCAGATGATGAAGATGTCGACATGAGAATAATCGACCCGGAAAGTGGCGAAGAGTTGGACGAAATTGGAAAGGAAGGAGAGATATGGATTAGTAGTCCAAGTTCTGGCATTGGGTATTGGGGTAAGGAAGAACAAAGCGAAAAGACATTCAGAAATTTCCTTCAAAATCACCCCGGAAGGAAATATACTAGAACCGGAGATTTGGGAAGAATCATTGATGGGAATCTGTTCATCACCGGAAGAATCAAGGATCTAATCATTGTTGCAGGAAGAAACGTTTACTCAGCTGACGTAGAAAAGACAGTTGAGAGTGCATCAGAGGTTATTCGCCCGGGTTGCTGTGCAGTTGTTGGTGTTCCAGAGGAAATGCtgtcatcaaaaggtatttcagTTCCAGATGGTTCAGACCAGGTTGGCTTGGTTGTCATTGCAGAGGTTAGAGATGGCAAGTCAGTCGATAATGATGTTGtcgaaaacattaaaaaccGCGTTACAGAAGAACATGGTGTTTCCATAGCATGTGTCAAGCTGATCAAGCCAAGGACCATTAGCAAAACAACATCAGGCAAAATCAAGAGATTTGAATGTCTCAAGAATTTCGTCGATGGAACTCTAAACATTGTGCCAGATCCAATTACATCGAGACGAAGACTGATTCGGTCATTTACCACTGCAACATGTAAGGAGGGAAGTACTCCGCGGCAGCTAACTAGCTCACCCATACAGAAACCGAAATTTGGCAAACGAGACATCGAAGAGTTCCTAACGAGACTTGTTTCCGAGCAGACAAGCATTCCTATGGAAAAAATCTCTACCACAGAGAATTTGGTATCTTATGGAATTGATTCAATAGGTGTTGTCAAAGCAGCTCAAAAGCTTTCAGATTTCCTTGGAGTTCCTATTGGAGCAGTAGACATCTTCACTGCTACCTGCATCGAAGAGCTAGCAAGCTTCTCAGAGAGTCTTGTCAGGAAATCTCAACCTGATCTCATCAACACTCCTTCAAATCATCCAGAACCTGATATCGATTCCGCTGAGTTTGTCACAGAATTAGTGACAGAAGTTTCCATGGCTGAACAAATCCAAATCTGGTTCTTTCAGCTTCTGGCTCTCACTTACATCTCCATCATCCTCAGCTTTCCTGCTTACCTCTCAGTTTCTGCTTTTACAAGCTTTACCTCAACCAACCCTGCATCAATGGATCAAATTCGCTGGTCAGGTTACTTCATTTCCATGGCTTCTGCTCCTTTAGCTTGGATCTTTTGCATGGTCTCAACCTGTTTTTCCATTGCCTTCCTTGGAAATTCTTTCTTGAAACCAAATTATGCACTGAGCCCTGAAGTTTCCATTTGGTCAATACAATTTGTGAAGTGGTGGGCACTCTATAAAGCCCAAGAAATTTCTTCAAAAGTTTTTGCACAACATTTGAGAGGAACAGTGTTCCTTAATTACTGGTTTGAGATGCTTGGAGCAAAAATTGGGTCATCAGTTTTGCTTGATACTGTTGACATAACCGACCCGTCTCTGGTTTCAATTGGAGATGGAGCTGTGATTGCAGAAGGAGCATTGATTCAAGGCCATCAAGTGAAGAATGGAGTATTGAGCTTTCTTCCTATTAGAATCAGTCAGAATTGCTCAGTTGGTCCCTATGCTGTTATCCAAAAAGGAAGTGTGTTGAGAGAAGGGGCTCATGTTCCTCCCCTGCAAAAGTGTGAAGGAGGCAAGGTTGCATTCAATTCTAGCAATGTTCACAATATTCAACAG GGGAATGCCAATGGATCAAAAAATGAGTCCGTTTACCACTTCTTGGGCATCTATATGGTTGGTTTTCTCAGCACTTTGTCAGCAGCAACTGTTTATCTCCTTTTCATTTGGCTATCTCAAAAGCCAGCATCCCTTCAACACTTCTCATTTCTCTGCATCTGTGGAGCTTTTCATTGGATCCCATTCACCATTATTGCTTATATCACAATGGTTGGAACTGTAGAAACAAACCCAGTTAGCTTTGCAATCTCATTTGCCATTGCCTACTTGGCACATGGCTTGATACTTAGCTTCCTAACTGCCATTCTGAACCATTTTCTCTCTGGCAAACAAGAGAAACAACAATCCTATATCAACATTTGGCTTCGAAACCGGATCAACATTGCTTGCCACCTTAGATTTGCCAAGCTCCTATCTGGAACAGAAGCCTTCTGCATTTACTTACGGTTACTTGGTGCAAAGGTTGGGAAACATTGCTCTATCAGGGCCATTAATCCTGTTTCAGACCCTGAATTGATTCAAATCAGTGATGGCGTCCATCTCGGCGATTTCAGCAGAATCATTGGCAGGTACTACTCATCTGATGGGCTTGTTCGAGGGAAAATCGTGGTACAAGATAATGCAGTAGTTGGCAGTCAGAGTCTAGTTCTCCCTGGATCCATTGTTGAGAAAAATGTGATTCTTGGAGCTCTTTCAATTGCTCCGGTGAATTCAGTTCTTCGTAGGGGCGGTGTTTACATCGGGTCTCAGAATCCGGTGATGATCAAGAATACCATGCATGCCTTGGATGACAGAATAGAAGAAATGGACACCAAGTATAAGAAGATTGTTGGCAATCTCTCTGCAAATTTGGCTGCCACTACTTTGAAGGTTAAATCCAGATACTTCCATCGAATCGGTGTTAGCGGTAAGGGTTACTTGCAGATTTATGATAACATTAAAGGATTGCCTGAACACAAGATCTTCCAGGCTGGTACTCGGTATCCTATCATAGTCCGCCATAGCAATAGCTTAAGTGCTGATGATGATGCAAGGATAGATGCCCGAGGAGCAGCAATAAGAATCCTTTCTAATGAAAATGATCTCGGAGCTAGCTCTTCCCTCCTTGACCTAACACTGAAAACAGGCAACGCGTTCTATGCTCGTACTATTGCTGATTTTGCATCATGGCTTGTATGTGGACTTCCAGCAAGGGAGGAGTTTGTGAAAAGAGTTCCTCATGTAAGGGATGCAGTGTGGATTTCGCTTCGAAACTCTAACTCATACGCAGAGCTACACTACTATTCCAACATCTGCAGACTCCTCAGGTTCAAAGATGGACAGGAAATGTATGTGAAGTTCAAGCTGAGGCCTTATGATGAAAGCATTAGTGAAGATTCAGGCAAGGTGGAGCCTATGGGAATTCTCCCACCAGAAACCGGTGCAATCCCAAGGGACGAAAAGGACACCCGTCCTCTACTTTTCCTCGCTGAAGATTTCCAACGCCGCGTGAGTTCTGGTGGGGTTCGGTACATTTTCCAGCTTCAGATCAGAAAAGTTCCGAGTGATGAATCTGACCGAGATATTGCACTTGACTGCACTAAACCATGGGATCAGAATGAATTCCCTTGCATCGATGTTGGTGAGATCATTTTAGACCAAAATCTCAGCAGTGAAGAATCCGAAAAACTCGAGTTCAATCCTTATCTCCGGTGTCCTGAAATAGATGTCCTAACTGCTACATCTTCTTCCCAAAGTGCTTCAATCGATCACGGTCGTTCACTCATCTACGAAATCTGTCAGCATTTACGAAATAACGAACCACTCCCCGAATCTTGGAGAATCTTCATAGAGCAATCGGATGTCAAAGTAGACCTGTCAGGATGTCCAATGGCTGCTGCAGCAATGTTGGAGAAAAAAGACTCTTCAAACTTGATCACTCTGTCGAGAACATGGTACCAAACCTGCTGGGCTATTCTAGCTCAACCATTGCTTCAAACCCTCTTCCCGTTTTTCCTCATTGGTTTAGTAATCTTCTTTCCTCTCCAATGGGTACTTTTCCTGAAGAACAGCAACAAACTTTCAGTCCATTGGTTACTACCATTGTTCTGGGTTTCATCAGGGTGTCTTTCTATACTAACCTGTGTTGTAACGAAATGGATTCTCGTTGGAAAGAAGCGAGAAGGAGAAACGGTACTGATTTGGAGCAGAGGGGTTTTCATGGATACTGTGTGGCAAGCTATCAGAACTGTAGTTGGGGACTATTTCATGGAAATGACAAGTGGGTCCTTCTGGTTCAATCTGGTGTTGAAACTGATGGGTTCAGAGATTGAGTTAGATGGAGGAGTTTATGTAGACAGCATGGAAGCTGCATTGAATCCTGAAATGGTGGAGATAGAGAGAGGTGGTTGTGTGGGGAAAGAAGCTCTGCTGTTTGGACATATATATGAAGGTGAAGGAGGGAAGGTGAAGTTTGGAAAAATAAGAATAGGAGAAGGTGGGTTTGTAGGGAGCAGAGCCATTGCTATGCCTGGTGTAAGAGTGGAGAGTGGAGGTAATCTTAGTGCTTTATCACTTGCAATGAAAGAAGAAATAATTAGATCTAAGTGA